In Mesorhizobium sp. M9A.F.Ca.ET.002.03.1.2, the DNA window GGCGGCCTCGCGACGCCGTCGGAAGCCGCCGGCGCCGGCGCGTTGCTCACCCTGATCGTGGTGATCGTCAGCTATCGGCTGTTCCGCTTCCGCCCGGTCGCCGGCATCTTCGGCTCGGCGATGCGCGAGAGCGTGATGATCATGATGATCATGGCGGCGGCCGAACTGTTCGCCTTCGCGCTTTCGTCGCTGTTCATCACCCAGTCGATTGCCGCCGCGATCGCCGATCTGGAGGTCAATCGTTGGGTGCTGATGGGCGTGATCAATGTTTTCCTGCTTGTCGCCGGAATGTTCCTGCCGCCTGTGGCGGTGATCGTGATGACGGCGCCGATGCTGTTCCCGATCGTCACGCAGGCCGGCTTCGATCCGTACTGGTTCGCGATCGTCCTCACCATCAACATGGAGGTCGGCCTGATCACGCCGCCGATCGGCCTCAATCTCTTCGTCATCAACGCCATCGCGCCTGACATTCCGACGCGCCAGATCCTGTGGGGCGCATTGCCCTATGTGCTGGTGATGTTTCTGGCGATCCTGATCTTGTGCATCTTTCCCGGCCTCGCCACATGGCTTCCGAACCAGATGATGGGGGCAGCGATATGAACGGCGTTTCACGTCTCGGCGACATGCTGCAGACCATTGCCGAACGCGGCCGCCGCTTCCTGTCGCTGAGCGGCAGGGAAGAGGCCGGCGCCGGCAGCGTCGAGGCGATTTGCGAGACGCTGCTTTCGAGCCACGGCGAGGCCTCCGGCATGGCTCTGGCCAAGACCATCCTCGACCGCTGGTCGCTGTTCGACGAGGAGCAGCGCCGGGACTTCATGGTGATGCTGCTGGAGAGGTTCGGGCCCGACGCCGCGCGGCTCGAAAAGGCCATAGACGACTACCGCGAGCTGAGGACGCCGCAGGCGCTGCTGGAATTGCATTCCGCCGGCGAGCCCAGGCGGCAGGAGTTGATCCGCCGGCTCAATCTTGCTCCAAACGGCATCGCGACGCTGGTGCGCATGCGCGAAAATCTCCTGGCGATGAAGTCCGCCCAGCCGGATCTCGACGCCGTCGATGCCGATTTCGCGCATCTGTTCGGGTCATGGTTCAACCGCGGCTTTCTGGTGCTGCGTCCGATCAGTTGGTCGACGCCAGCCGATATCCTGGAGAAGATCATCCGCTACGAGGCGGTGCATCAGATCGACGGCTGGGACGAGTTGCGAAGGCGTCTGGCCCCCGAAGATCGTCGCTGCTTCGCTTTCTTTCATCCGCAACTGGTCGATGAGCCGCTGATCTTCGTCGAAGTGGCGCTCACCCGGTCCGCCCCAGCCGCGATCGCCGACGTTCTGCGCGAGGACCGGGCGGCGATCGCCGCCGCCGAGGCCACCACGGCCGTGTTTTACTCCATTTCCAACTGTCAGCAGGGGCTGCGCGGCGTCTCCTTCGGCAACTTCCTGATCAAGCAGGTGGTCGAGGACCTGCGCCGGGAGCTGCCGAAGCTCGACACGTTCGTCACGTTGTCGCCAGCGCCGGGCTTTGCGCAATGGCTGGCGCGCGAGCGACGCGCGGAAGCCTCGGATGCGATCGATGGCACCGATCGGGCGGTGCTCGCGGCGCTGGACGATCAGGACTGGCTTTCGGTTCCCGCCAAGACCACGGCGGTGCAGCCCGTTCTTGTCGCCGCCGCCGCCTGGTACTTCCTGCGTGCCCGCAACGCCCAGGGCAAGCCGGTCGACCCGGTGGCGCGCTTCCATCTCGGCAATGGCGCACGCCTCGAGCGCATCAACTTTCTCGCCGACAAATCGGCTTCCGGCATGCGCCAGGCACACGGGCTGATGGTGAACTACCTGTACAAGCTCGACGATATCGAAACCAATCACGAGGCTTTCGCGGGCAGGGGCGAAGTCGTGGCGGCCCAGGGCCTCCGCCGCTTGCTGCGCGCGGACAGGCCGCAGCGGGCGCTGGCAGTGCTGCGCGCGCCTGCTCGGGAGCGGCCGGCCGGGGCGAAGACCGCGGCCGGCAAGGGGACCAGGGAACTGACGTGATGAACAACCACATGTTCGACGCCGTGCGCAGCGCGGCCGCTGCGCGCGATGCGGCCTTTATCATCACGGCGGGCGGAAGCGTGTGGACCTATGGGGACATGCTCGACTTCTCTAGCCGCCTTGCCGGCCGGCTCCTGGCGCTGGGCGTAAAACCCGGCGACCGGGTCGCCGTGCAGGTCGAGAAAAGCCCCGAAGCGCTGATGCTCTATCTCGCCTGCCTGCGCGCCGGCGCAGTCTACCTGCCGCTCAACACCGCCTACACGCTCGCCGAGCTCGACTATTTCATCGGCGACGCCGAACCGGCTCTTGTCGTGACGCCGCCGGCCTCGGGGGCCGACGTGGGGCCGGTGGCGGCAGCCCACGGGGCGAGGCTCGAAACGCTCGACAATCGCGGCGGCGGCTCGCTGCTCGACGGCATCGATGGCTTCTCGGCCGGGTTCGCCGACGTGGCGCGCGGTCCGGGCGACCTCGCCGCCATCCTCTACACGTCGGGCACGACGGGCCGGTCGAAGGGCGCCATGCTGACGCACGACAATCTGCTGTCGAACGCGATGACGCTGCGGGACCACTGGCGCTTCACAGCGCGGGACCGGCTGATCCACGCGCTGCCGATCTTCCACACCCACGGCCTGTTCGTCGCCTCGAATGTTATCCTGCTCGCCGGCGCATCGATGTTTTTTCTGCCGAAGTTCGACGCCGATGAAGCGTTGCGCCTGATGGCGGCCGCGACTGCGATGATGGGCGTGCCGACCTTCTATGTGCGGCTGGTCCAGCATCCCGGCCTGACGCGGGAGGCGACCGCCGGGATGCGGCTCTTCGTATCCGGTTCGGCGCCGCTGCTCGCGGAGACGCACCGGCTTTTCAGCGAGAAGACCGGCCACGCCATCCTCGAACGCTACGGCATGACCGAGACGAACATGAACACGTCGAACCCGTATGATGGCGAGCGCGTGGCCGGCACGGTCGGCTTCCCGCTTCCGGGCGTCGACCTGAGAATTGTCGACCCCGACACCAGCGCGATCGTAGCCCAGGGCGAGACGGGCATGATCGAGGTTCGTGGTCCCAACGTGTTCAAGGGCTACTGGCGCATGCCGGAAAAGACCGCCGCCGAGTTCCGCTCCGATGGTTTTTTCATCACCGGCGATCTCGGTCTGGTCGACGGTCGCGGCTATGTCCACATCGTCGGCCGGGGCAAGGACCTCGTGATCTCCGGCGGCTACAACATCTATCCCAAGGAGGTCGAGTCCGAGATCGACCAGTTGTACGGCGTGGTCGAGAGCGCCGTGATTGGCGTGCCGCATCCCGATTTCGGCGAGGGCGTCACCGCCGTGATCGTCAAACGGCCGGACGCCGCGATCGACGAAGCGGTGGTGCTGGATGGGCTGAAGCCGCGGCTGGCGCGCTACAAGCAGCCGAAGAAAGTGCTGTTCGTCGAGGACCTGCCGCGCAACACGATGGGCAAGGTGCAAAAGAACGTGCTGCGCGAGCGCTATAAGGGCCTCTACGGCGGCTGAACCCTGTCTCCGACAGCCCGGCCGGCTGGGCAAGCCCATTCACCCGGCTGCGACGAGCCGGGACGCGCGGTGAAGCTGCCTGTCACCGACGGAAGCGCAGGTTCCGTCGTGTGAGCTCGCTGACCGAGGTGCAGCCCATCAGCTTCATGCCACGCTCGATCTCGATGTGCATCAATTCAAGCGCGCGTTCGACGCCGGCCTGCCCGGCGGCCGCCAAGGGGAAGAGGTAGTAGCGACCCAATCCGACGGCCCTCGCGCCCAGCGAAAGCGCCTTGAGCACATGGGTGCCGCGCTGCACGCCGCCATCCATCATCACATCGATTCTGTCCCCCACCGCATCGACGATCTCGGCGAGCTGGTCGAAGGCGGTACGCGAGCCGTCGAGTTGGCGACCGCCGTGATTGGAGAGGACAATTCCGGTGCAGCCAATCTCGACCGCACGCCTGGCATCCTCGACCGACATGATGCCTTTCAGGCAGAATTGTCCGCCCCAGTGCTGCACCATCTCGGCAACGTCATCCCACGACATCGAGGGGTCCAACATTTCCGTGAAGTAGCGGCTGATCGACATCACGCCGCCGCCCATGTCGACATGGCCATCGAGCTGCGGCAGCCGGAACTGCTCATGCGTGTAGTAGTTGATCGCCCAGGATGGCTTGATCGCGAACTGGGCGATGCCGGCGAGGTTGAGCTTGAAGGGAATGGCGAAGCCTGTCCGCTTGTCGCGCTCGCGGTTGCCACCAGTGATGCTGTCCACTGTCAGCATCATCACTTCCACGCCCGCCTGCTTGGCCCGGGCCATCATCTCACGGTTCAATCCACGATCCTTGTGGAAGTAGAACTGGTAGACCTGCGGCCCATTGCTGATCTGGCGCGCCTCTTCGAGGCTGACGGTGCCGAGCGAGGAGACGCCGAACATCGTGCCATATTTCGCCGCCGCTGCCGCCACCGCACGCTCGCCCTGATGGTGGAACAGGCGCTGCAGTGCCGTTGGCGAGCAGTAGACCGGCATCGCCAGCTTCTGGCCCATGACGGTGACCGACATGTCCACGTCGGTCACGCCGCGCAGGACGTTCGGCACCAGGTCGCAGTCGTCGAAGGCAGCCCTGTTGCGCCGATAGGTGACTTCGTCATCGGCCGCACCGTCAATGTAGTTGAAGATCGGTCGGGGAAGGCGCTGTTTGGCCATGCCGCGGAAGTCATGGAAGTTGTGGCAGTTGCTCAGACGCATGTCATCACTCTGTTGGCTCGGGCTCAACTTCGTTGGCCCCGGGCTCACCTGCCCGATAGTACGCTGCTGTGCAATGCTTCTCGCCAGCAGACGCTGGGCTTCCCGCTACAGACGCCGGTTAAACGATAGACACCGCGACGGTCGACCCGGTCGCGGGGCGAAGGTCGGCCAGCTCTGGAGACGTGGTGGCAAGGTCGGCAATTGACGATACCATATGACCTTGAAGCTGTGGGGAAAGGGCGTCGGTCGAGCGGACAGTTTCCCGTTCGTCGTCACCATTGTTGATGCCGGGCGTTTGGTGAATTGTGGAAGCATGAAGACAGAATTGCATACGTTGCAGGCAGCGGGTCGCCCTTTCGCCAATTACGACTTGCAATTTGTTGGCCCGCACTTTGTTGGCCCGCACTTTGTTGGAGAGCCAAATGCAGGACTTCATTCTCTTTGCGATCGTCGGGTTTGTGGCCCAAGCCGTGGACGGGGCTCTCGGCATGGCCTACGGCGTAGTTTGCTCGACAACGCTGCTGGCGTTTGGCGTGTCTCCCGCACACGCTTCGGCTTCAGTTCACGCGGCTGAGCTGTTTACTACCGCGGCCTCCGGTTCGGCTCACATCTATCACCGCAATATCGACTGGAAACTTTTCTGGCGGCTAATGCCGTTTGGCGTGCTCGGCGGCGTTCTCGGCGCTTTTGTGCTGACGTCGTTTGAAGGTGCAGTCATGAGGCCGTATGTGACCACATACCTTGCGCTCGTCGGAGCTTGGCTCCTGTTCCGCTCGTTCCGGCGGATCCCGAGTGAGCCGGTCCCTGCAGGCGCGGTAGCTCCTCTTGGACTTGGTGGTGGATTTCTCGACGCCGCAGGGGGTGGCGGATGGGGACCCGTGGTGACGACAGGCCTTCTCGGTTTTGGCGGGACGCCGCGCTACGTCATCGGCACGGTAAATGCCAGCGAGTTCCTCATCACGCTCTCGGTGTCCCTGACCTTCCTGTTTGCGTTGCTGACCGGCCATTGGGAGGAGGCAGGAGAGCTGACGGAAAACCTGTTCCCCGTTGCCGGCCTGATCCTTGGCGGCGTGGTCGCGGCGCCGATTGCCGGATTTGTAGTGAAGTCGATCGCGGAAAAGACCCTTCTCAGGCTGGTTGGCGTTCTCATCATACTGCTGGCAGGCTGGCAAACCGCGGAACTCCTGGAGTTGGTGTAAACCAACGTCGCCGCGGCGGAGATAAACTCGTTTCCCAAATGGAACGAAGAGAGCCCTGTGTTGTTTGGCTTCCGTGGACAACCGGAGGCCAAGTCAATGAAAAGATTGCTTGCAACAACAGGTTTGGCGCTGGCGGTCGCGGTGCCTGCAGCGGCCCAGGACACCGCGACCGCGAAGGCCGAATTCGTCAACATGGCTGGCGAGAAGAACGGAACGGCCACGCTCACCGAGACGGCGCAGGGTGTGCTGATAGCGTTGGAGGTAACGGGACTGCCGGCGGGCGAATGGGTCGCGTTCCATGTTCATGAAACTGGAAAGTGCGATCATCAGACCGGCCATGACTCGGCAGGTGGGCACTTCAATCCGACAAATGCCGAACATGGATATCTCGCCGCAAAGGGTCCGCACGCGGGCGATATACCAAATCAGCGGGTCGGCACCGACGGCGTTTTGCGTGCCCAGGCTTTCAACAGCATGGTCAAGCTGGATGGCGGAGAAACGGCGATCCGAGGCAAGGCGTTGATGATCCACGGCGGACAGGACGATTACAAAAGCCAACCCGCCGGCGATGCCGGAAAACGCCAGGCCTGCGCCGTGATCGAATGAGAAGCGGAGCGCAAACGCCTAGAGCATTTTGCAGCCAAGTGGAATCTCTTGGCGTCGCAAAATGCGGCTAAAACAAATAGATAGAGCGGGATGCCCAGTTCAATTTGAACACATCCCGCTCTAGTCAGCCAGCGCTTCCTCGCCCATGCTCTCCATTGCCTCAATGATCCGCCCGAGCAGCGCATGGAGGTCGTCGCGGTGGCCGCTGCGGCCGGCGGGGCCATTTTCATCGGATGTCATGACCACGGTCAACGCACGCCCCGGCACAACATAGACCATCTGCCCGCCATATCCCCAGCCATAGAAGACCGCTTCGCCCGCGATCTGGCGCATGAACCAGCCATAGCCATAGCCGTCACCGGTGAAACGGGAGGCGGTGCGTGGCTGCCAGGAGAGCTTGATCCAATCGGCCGGCACGATCTGCTGTCCGCCGCGGCTCATCCCGCCGCTGCGGTAGAGCTCGCCAAAGGCGAGCAGCGAGCGCGGGCTCATGGCCATCTGGTTGCCGCCGATGTAGATGCCCTGTCGGTCGCGGTCCCAGGCGGCGATGGAAAAGCCCTCCTGTGGCCCCAGCCATTCGCGCGCCAGTTCCAGCGTTGAGCGGCCGGTCCGGCGCGTCAGGATCGCCGACAGGAGATGGGTCGAGCCGGTGGAATAGAGCATGGCACCACCCGGTTCGTCGTCGAAGGGCATGGCGAGCGCTGCCCGCACCCAGTTGTCGCTTGCCACCCAGCGCCCGTAGTTTGGGCCGGAGGTCCGCCCCAGCCCTGCCTGCATGGAAAGCAGATGGCCGATCGTAATCTCCTGGAGCCGCGGATCCGCGTCGGCGGGCAGGTCGGCTTGAAGAAGCGGAGCGATCCTCTGGTTGGTGCCTTGGAGCACGCCCTTGTCGATGGCAATGCCGACGAGCGCGGATATGATCGACTTGGAGGCGGATTTTATGTTGGCAGGGCGTGCTGGAGAGTGGCCGCGATAACCACGCTCCGCCACCACCGAGCCTTCATGCGCGATGACAATTGTGTGCAGCGGCGTCAGGCGCTCGGCCTCATCAAAGAGCTTTTCAAGCCGCTCCCCCAGGCCGTCCGCACCGTGAGCAGCGACGGAACAGATGAGGAGAAAGGCCAGAATCACGGTGGGGCGCTTCAGCATGAAACCAGCCTGGGACGCATTTCTGGCAAGACAAAGGTGACGCGGCTGGCAAAGACGTCCGCCTCGCACAAGATAGTCGGCAGGCCGCCGTACGTCCGGGGCAAGGCAGCGGCTATTCGAGCATCAGCAGCTCCACGAACCGGAGTTTCTGACCCGTTCCAGTCGTTCTCGGCACACCTGATGAACGACTGCTGTGCGCCTCAAGTCGGCCATTAAAGTTAGCTGTGCCATCGCCCTAAAGCGGACATTGCCGGCGACGGCGCTGGAAGTCGCGGGTGCGCCACTACCGTGGACTCGCGCACCCGTTGTAGGCGTTGTTCCGCGATCACCGGTGTGGCAACGTCGGTGCCCGCGCTGATGCTCCGCACCGTGGCATGCGCCTGTCCTTCATTGTCACGCTTGCCCCGGCTCAGACGCCAGCGATTTTGTAAGTCGCGTCGCCAGCTGTTCTCCCGCTTGCTTGGCGGCGGCGTGCGCCTGCTTAAGATTAGACGCCGCGAGGTCCCGCAACGAGGCCATAGCGGGATTAACATCAGCGAGGGTCAGCTCGACATCGATGAGTTGGAGGTCCAATCCCCAGCCGTCTTCGAAGATGCGCCTAAGCCAGGGCGTCGCGTGGTCCCAGCCTTCCTTCAGCATGCCAGGGCCGTACGCGCCTCCACGCGCTGAGATCAGATAGGCGGGACGCTTCGAGATCGGCGACGCCACCTTAACGGTGAAACGCGGTTCGGTGACCAGAAGGTCAATCCACGCCTTTGCGTGTTGCGAAACAGCGTAATTGTAGAGCGGAACCGAAAAAATGAAGGCATCTGCTGCCAGCATCCCATCGGCCAATTTGGTTGCCAGCGCTGCCGCCTCCACCTCCTCCGTCGTGCGTTCGCTGAGGGCCTTTGGACCAGCCTGCACGGCACGGGCCCAAGCTGTTGCAGGCAGGGGTGAAAGGCCAACGTCCCGCCTCACGACATCCAGCTCTGCCAGTTGCGTTCGGATAGAGTCCTCGAGCGTTGAAGCTAGAGCGCGGCTTTGAGAGCCGACGGCACGAATGCTTGCATCCAAACGAAAAATCGTCGTCACGGCTCAAGCCTTCCTCTTCTTGAGAAAGGCGACCAGCGCCTCATTCACTGCCTCAGACGCCTCGAGCTGTGGCCAGTGCCCGACGCCCTCAAGTGGTAGGAACCCCTGGAGGTTTGGCACGGCCGGCTTGAGATCTTCCTCGTTCAAAGCTCGCATCTTAACCATGCTGTCTGCTGTGCCATACGCAAAGAAGGCTGGCTGTCGGATCTTCGCCCCGGCAAATGCTTTTGCTTGGTCGAAATAGGGCTGCATGCCGCGATAGATATTCAGTGGGCCGTGGAATCCATCACGCTGGAAGCCTGCGATCATCGTCTCGGCGTCCTCGCGGTCAGCGAAGGGCGGGATGCCGATCGGGGATGGCCGGTGCATATCTTTGCTTGGGTCCATCGGCCCCCATGCTTCGGAAGCATGGGGCAACCCCGACATCCAATAGAGAGCGCCCGGGAAAGTCGTGGCCGCATCCGCCCACTCCTGGTCGGCCTCCGGCTTCATGTGGCGGAACATATAAAAGGCTCCCTCCTTGCCGGCGGCCTTGAGCATTTCGAGCATGCTGGGCCCCGCACCCGGTAGCACCGGAGGGACACTGAGGCCGAAGACCGCGTCAAACAGATCCGGACGCATCACCGCCGCGTTCCAGCTCACCGTCGCACCGAAGTCGTGGCCGACCAGGCTAGCGCGCTCGATCCCGAGTTCCGTGAGGATGCCGACAAGGTCTCCGACATGGTAGAGAACCGTGTAAAGCGCGGCGTCTTCAGGCTTGGAGCTATCGCCATAGCCACGCGTATCGAACGATATCGCGCGGTAACCCGCGGCCGCGACTGCCGCCATCTGCCGGCGCCAGCCCCGCCATCCGTCAGGAAAGCCGTGGACGAACAGCACAGCCGGGCCCTCGCCTTCC includes these proteins:
- a CDS encoding malonyl-CoA decarboxylase, which gives rise to MNGVSRLGDMLQTIAERGRRFLSLSGREEAGAGSVEAICETLLSSHGEASGMALAKTILDRWSLFDEEQRRDFMVMLLERFGPDAARLEKAIDDYRELRTPQALLELHSAGEPRRQELIRRLNLAPNGIATLVRMRENLLAMKSAQPDLDAVDADFAHLFGSWFNRGFLVLRPISWSTPADILEKIIRYEAVHQIDGWDELRRRLAPEDRRCFAFFHPQLVDEPLIFVEVALTRSAPAAIADVLREDRAAIAAAEATTAVFYSISNCQQGLRGVSFGNFLIKQVVEDLRRELPKLDTFVTLSPAPGFAQWLARERRAEASDAIDGTDRAVLAALDDQDWLSVPAKTTAVQPVLVAAAAWYFLRARNAQGKPVDPVARFHLGNGARLERINFLADKSASGMRQAHGLMVNYLYKLDDIETNHEAFAGRGEVVAAQGLRRLLRADRPQRALAVLRAPARERPAGAKTAAGKGTRELT
- a CDS encoding malonyl-CoA synthase, yielding MNNHMFDAVRSAAAARDAAFIITAGGSVWTYGDMLDFSSRLAGRLLALGVKPGDRVAVQVEKSPEALMLYLACLRAGAVYLPLNTAYTLAELDYFIGDAEPALVVTPPASGADVGPVAAAHGARLETLDNRGGGSLLDGIDGFSAGFADVARGPGDLAAILYTSGTTGRSKGAMLTHDNLLSNAMTLRDHWRFTARDRLIHALPIFHTHGLFVASNVILLAGASMFFLPKFDADEALRLMAAATAMMGVPTFYVRLVQHPGLTREATAGMRLFVSGSAPLLAETHRLFSEKTGHAILERYGMTETNMNTSNPYDGERVAGTVGFPLPGVDLRIVDPDTSAIVAQGETGMIEVRGPNVFKGYWRMPEKTAAEFRSDGFFITGDLGLVDGRGYVHIVGRGKDLVISGGYNIYPKEVESEIDQLYGVVESAVIGVPHPDFGEGVTAVIVKRPDAAIDEAVVLDGLKPRLARYKQPKKVLFVEDLPRNTMGKVQKNVLRERYKGLYGG
- a CDS encoding alpha-hydroxy acid oxidase; the encoded protein is MRLSNCHNFHDFRGMAKQRLPRPIFNYIDGAADDEVTYRRNRAAFDDCDLVPNVLRGVTDVDMSVTVMGQKLAMPVYCSPTALQRLFHHQGERAVAAAAAKYGTMFGVSSLGTVSLEEARQISNGPQVYQFYFHKDRGLNREMMARAKQAGVEVMMLTVDSITGGNRERDKRTGFAIPFKLNLAGIAQFAIKPSWAINYYTHEQFRLPQLDGHVDMGGGVMSISRYFTEMLDPSMSWDDVAEMVQHWGGQFCLKGIMSVEDARRAVEIGCTGIVLSNHGGRQLDGSRTAFDQLAEIVDAVGDRIDVMMDGGVQRGTHVLKALSLGARAVGLGRYYLFPLAAAGQAGVERALELMHIEIERGMKLMGCTSVSELTRRNLRFRR
- a CDS encoding sulfite exporter TauE/SafE family protein, with translation MQDFILFAIVGFVAQAVDGALGMAYGVVCSTTLLAFGVSPAHASASVHAAELFTTAASGSAHIYHRNIDWKLFWRLMPFGVLGGVLGAFVLTSFEGAVMRPYVTTYLALVGAWLLFRSFRRIPSEPVPAGAVAPLGLGGGFLDAAGGGGWGPVVTTGLLGFGGTPRYVIGTVNASEFLITLSVSLTFLFALLTGHWEEAGELTENLFPVAGLILGGVVAAPIAGFVVKSIAEKTLLRLVGVLIILLAGWQTAELLELV
- a CDS encoding superoxide dismutase family protein — translated: MKRLLATTGLALAVAVPAAAQDTATAKAEFVNMAGEKNGTATLTETAQGVLIALEVTGLPAGEWVAFHVHETGKCDHQTGHDSAGGHFNPTNAEHGYLAAKGPHAGDIPNQRVGTDGVLRAQAFNSMVKLDGGETAIRGKALMIHGGQDDYKSQPAGDAGKRQACAVIE
- a CDS encoding serine hydrolase, coding for MLKRPTVILAFLLICSVAAHGADGLGERLEKLFDEAERLTPLHTIVIAHEGSVVAERGYRGHSPARPANIKSASKSIISALVGIAIDKGVLQGTNQRIAPLLQADLPADADPRLQEITIGHLLSMQAGLGRTSGPNYGRWVASDNWVRAALAMPFDDEPGGAMLYSTGSTHLLSAILTRRTGRSTLELAREWLGPQEGFSIAAWDRDRQGIYIGGNQMAMSPRSLLAFGELYRSGGMSRGGQQIVPADWIKLSWQPRTASRFTGDGYGYGWFMRQIAGEAVFYGWGYGGQMVYVVPGRALTVVMTSDENGPAGRSGHRDDLHALLGRIIEAMESMGEEALAD
- a CDS encoding NAD(P)H-dependent oxidoreductase; its protein translation is MTTIFRLDASIRAVGSQSRALASTLEDSIRTQLAELDVVRRDVGLSPLPATAWARAVQAGPKALSERTTEEVEAAALATKLADGMLAADAFIFSVPLYNYAVSQHAKAWIDLLVTEPRFTVKVASPISKRPAYLISARGGAYGPGMLKEGWDHATPWLRRIFEDGWGLDLQLIDVELTLADVNPAMASLRDLAASNLKQAHAAAKQAGEQLATRLTKSLASEPGQA
- a CDS encoding alpha/beta hydrolase codes for the protein MSFMDRNKPLKQTFVETNGVKLNVVEEGEGPAVLFVHGFPDGWRGWRRQMAAVAAAGYRAISFDTRGYGDSSKPEDAALYTVLYHVGDLVGILTELGIERASLVGHDFGATVSWNAAVMRPDLFDAVFGLSVPPVLPGAGPSMLEMLKAAGKEGAFYMFRHMKPEADQEWADAATTFPGALYWMSGLPHASEAWGPMDPSKDMHRPSPIGIPPFADREDAETMIAGFQRDGFHGPLNIYRGMQPYFDQAKAFAGAKIRQPAFFAYGTADSMVKMRALNEEDLKPAVPNLQGFLPLEGVGHWPQLEASEAVNEALVAFLKKRKA